In Candidatus Hydrogenedentota bacterium, the genomic stretch ATCTTCGGGTGCGCCTCCAGCCACCGCGCCACGGCCAGCCCGTTCCGGTGGTGGGCCTCCATGCGCAGGGCCAGGGTCTTCACCCCGCGCAGCACCAGAAAGCAGTCAAAAGGCGCCTCGCTCACGCCCAGGGCGTTCTGCAAAAAGGCCAGCCGCGCCGCCAGTTCCGCGTCCTTGACGATGAGCGCGCCGCCCACCACGTCCGAATGGCCGTTGATGTACTTCGTCGTCGAGTGCATCACGATGTCAATGCCCAGTTCCAGGGGACGCTGGAAATAAGGGGACAGGAAGGTGTTGTCGCAGAGCGTCAGCACGCCCTTCCCCCGCGCGATTTCCGCAATCGCCGCCAGGTCCAGCAGGTTCATCATCGGGTTCGTCGGCGTCTCCGTCCAGATGAGTTTCGTCTCCGGGCGAATCGCCGCGCGCAGCGCGTCCAGGTCGCGCAGGTTCACGAACTCCACGGCCACCCCGCTTTTTGCCGCGACACTGGTCATCAGGCGGTAAGTGCCGCCGTAGAGGTCGTCATGCACCACAATGTGGTCGCCCGCCTCCAGCAGGCCCAGCACCGTGGTCTCCGCCGCCATGCCCGTGGCCACCGCAAAACCGTGGGTGCCGCCCTCCAGCGCCGCCAGACAATCCTCCAGCGCCTTGCGCGTGGGGTTCCCCGAGCGGGTGTAGTCATAGGGACCCGGCTGGCCCACGCCCTTGAAGGCGAAGGTGGACACCTGGTAAATCGGCGGCATCACCGCGCCGTAGGCCGGGTCCGGTCCGTGTCCCGCGTGAATGGCAAGGGTCTCGAATTTCATGGCAACCTCCCTGTTGGAAAAGCCTGGGGTTACGGCATCATGCCTCAAAGATGCGAAAGTTTATCACAAAACATCCCATTGACGCCTCCTATTTCCCCACCCGTCCAAATGCCCCTTATTGGTAACTGTCTACCAGGTATCGCCAGTTGAAGCCATCGTTTCCAAAATGGCCCCCGTCAT encodes the following:
- a CDS encoding PLP-dependent transferase — translated: MKFETLAIHAGHGPDPAYGAVMPPIYQVSTFAFKGVGQPGPYDYTRSGNPTRKALEDCLAALEGGTHGFAVATGMAAETTVLGLLEAGDHIVVHDDLYGGTYRLMTSVAAKSGVAVEFVNLRDLDALRAAIRPETKLIWTETPTNPMMNLLDLAAIAEIARGKGVLTLCDNTFLSPYFQRPLELGIDIVMHSTTKYINGHSDVVGGALIVKDAELAARLAFLQNALGVSEAPFDCFLVLRGVKTLALRMEAHHRNGLAVARWLEAHPKIEKVFHPFLESHPQHELAKRQMGGCGGTFSFKVKGGEAETLKLLGLVRIFTLAESLGGVESLIEHPWSMTHASMPEDARAAAGITGNLIRISVGLEHPDDLIADLEQALAQV